A single Filimonas effusa DNA region contains:
- a CDS encoding B12-binding domain-containing radical SAM protein, whose product MSASVFLITPPFTQLNTPYPATAYLKGFLNTKNISSYQSDLGIEVTNVLFSQQGLQQLFAEAGAAAQPLSENAQRMVALQEDYIYTIDAVIRFLQGKNPTLAHLIVKRGFLPEASRFAQLDDLQWAFGSMGKQDKAKHLATMYLEDLSDLITECVDPHFGFSRYAERLGRSAASFDELYAAMQQPYSYIDNILLGLLATKMETLQPALVALSVPFPGNLYAALRCAQWIKQHYPHVKLVMGGGFANTELRSLSDERVFEFLDFVTLDDGEAPIENLVRYIAGELPLASLKRTFALAEGKVVYINNETCHDYKQSDVGTPDYSDLLLDSYISAIEVVNPMHSLWSDGRWNKLTMAHGCYWGKCTFCDISLDYIRLYEPIAARLLCDRMEQIIAQTGQNGFHFVDEAAPPALMRALALEIIRRKLTVSWWTNIRFEKSFTRDLCLLLKASGCIAVSGGLEVASDRLLALIQKGITVAQVARVNRNFSEAGIMVHAYLMYGFPTQTAQETIDSLEMVRQMFQAGVLQSAFWHQFAMTAHSPVGLEPEKFGVVRETVVTGSFANNDLVHSDPNGADHEAFSFGLKKSLLNYMHSNCLDYPLQKWFDFKVPKTSIAPDYIVKALLEEEFISTKPTTKIIWLGKKPAIEIFTKSKKGNQWEMASLSFQGKKETVNFSVSKPQGEWLVLMLALISVTNEKIYTLQDIKSHYEAAGLEDFELFWDNKPVNGLYKLGLLRL is encoded by the coding sequence CCTACCTGAAAGGTTTTTTGAATACAAAGAACATTTCAAGCTATCAGTCCGATCTTGGCATAGAGGTCACGAATGTTCTGTTCTCTCAGCAGGGGCTGCAGCAGCTGTTTGCCGAAGCAGGCGCCGCTGCACAGCCCCTGTCTGAGAATGCACAACGTATGGTGGCTTTACAGGAAGACTATATCTACACCATAGATGCGGTCATCCGCTTCCTGCAAGGCAAAAATCCTACCCTGGCGCATCTGATAGTCAAACGCGGTTTTTTGCCCGAAGCAAGCCGCTTTGCACAGCTCGACGACCTGCAATGGGCCTTTGGCAGCATGGGTAAACAGGATAAGGCCAAACACCTGGCCACCATGTACCTCGAAGACCTGTCCGATCTTATCACAGAATGTGTTGACCCGCACTTTGGCTTCAGCCGCTATGCCGAAAGACTGGGACGCTCCGCCGCCAGTTTCGATGAGTTGTACGCCGCCATGCAACAGCCTTATTCCTATATCGATAACATCCTCCTCGGGTTGCTGGCCACCAAAATGGAAACGCTGCAGCCGGCGCTGGTAGCGCTTTCTGTCCCTTTTCCCGGCAACCTGTACGCAGCCCTGCGATGCGCACAATGGATAAAACAACATTACCCCCACGTAAAACTGGTAATGGGCGGCGGCTTCGCCAATACCGAACTGCGCTCCCTATCGGATGAACGTGTATTCGAATTCCTCGACTTCGTTACGCTCGACGATGGTGAGGCCCCCATCGAAAATCTTGTACGTTATATCGCGGGCGAACTACCCCTCGCCAGCCTCAAACGTACCTTTGCACTCGCAGAAGGTAAGGTCGTTTATATCAACAACGAAACCTGCCACGATTACAAACAGTCCGACGTAGGTACCCCCGATTACAGCGATCTGCTGCTCGATAGCTACATCTCTGCAATAGAGGTCGTCAATCCCATGCATAGCCTCTGGAGCGATGGCCGCTGGAATAAGCTCACAATGGCGCATGGCTGCTACTGGGGCAAATGCACCTTCTGCGATATCTCACTTGACTATATCCGCCTGTACGAACCAATAGCCGCACGACTGCTGTGCGACCGCATGGAACAGATCATCGCACAAACAGGTCAGAATGGCTTTCATTTTGTCGACGAAGCCGCCCCGCCCGCATTAATGCGGGCGTTGGCGCTCGAAATCATCCGCCGTAAACTAACTGTCAGCTGGTGGACCAACATCCGCTTCGAAAAGAGCTTCACACGCGACCTCTGCCTGCTCCTGAAGGCCTCTGGCTGCATCGCCGTGTCCGGGGGGCTGGAAGTGGCGTCAGACAGGCTCCTGGCCCTTATTCAAAAGGGGATCACAGTGGCTCAGGTTGCACGCGTCAACCGCAACTTCTCCGAAGCAGGTATCATGGTGCACGCCTACCTCATGTATGGCTTCCCCACTCAAACAGCACAGGAAACCATCGACTCCCTCGAAATGGTCCGGCAAATGTTCCAGGCAGGCGTACTGCAATCCGCCTTCTGGCACCAGTTTGCCATGACGGCGCATAGCCCCGTCGGACTGGAACCCGAAAAATTCGGAGTGGTGCGCGAAACGGTAGTGACCGGAAGCTTCGCCAACAACGACCTCGTCCATTCCGACCCCAATGGTGCCGATCACGAAGCCTTCAGCTTCGGATTGAAGAAATCATTGCTCAACTACATGCACAGCAACTGCCTCGACTACCCCCTGCAGAAATGGTTCGATTTCAAAGTGCCCAAAACAAGCATAGCACCCGATTACATAGTCAAAGCCTTGCTGGAAGAGGAATTCATAAGCACAAAGCCTACCACAAAAATCATTTGGTTAGGCAAAAAGCCCGCAATAGAGATCTTTACCAAATCAAAAAAAGGCAATCAATGGGAAATGGCTTCCCTGAGCTTCCAGGGTAAAAAAGAAACAGTGAATTTCAGTGTGAGTAAACCACAGGGCGAATGGCTTGTCTTGATGTTGGCATTGATATCCGTAACCAACGAAAAGATCTATACGCTACAGGACATAAAATCACATTACGAAGCCGCTGGTTTAGAAGACTTTGAACTGTTCTGGGATAACAAACCTGTGAACGGTTTATATAAACTTGGATTACTACGGTTATAA